Genomic segment of Exiguobacterium acetylicum:
TCGAACAGGATATCGAGACGAAACAAGACACATTACCTGACCTGACACTCGATGAACAAGTCGAACGTGAGGATGAAATCTTCAATCTGAAGCAAGACAAAGAAGACGTACTGTTAAGACAAACGGATTTGAAAAAACAACTCACACAAGAAGAAAAAAGACAGGATCAGCTGCGCATTAAAGCACGTGAACTGAAATGGTAAGGTGGCACACACCGTGCCAAAATGACCTTTTTAGTGGCACACGGTGTGACCTTTTCGCGATTTTGATGATATCAGGGAAACACTAGGCTCCGCCTAGGCTAGCACGCTATGTGATAGCAGTTTCCCCTTATGCTCTTTTTCACGATTTTGAACCTTTTGTGGTTTTTAAGCTTTTAAAAACCCCATGCACATTTAGCAATTCTATCAACATTCATCAACGCTTAACTCGAGTCAGTTACGTCACTTCTTTCAATCCTTTTCATTACATGTTGCTGCATCTTCGAGCAGATATTTTTCAGAAGTTCGACGATCAAGGAGACGCTCACGGCTTCTCCGAGTGCATAGATCTGTTCGATAAACGATTGCATGTTGATCCCTCCATTCCTCGTATGAGTGGTATCACTTTTCTCACTTCTAATGACAGGAGGAATGGATCAATTGTTCGGAAATCTTTTCATTTTTTTAGAACGCCGAGACTTACTTTCCTAAAGGAAGGAGGAAGACAGATGAATCTCTTGATTCGCGACATCGACCCCGTCCTCGTCAAACAACTCGACGAACAGGCGGAGAAACAGAGGTGTTCCCGACAAGAATTATTGAAAGGATTACTGACTACCTGGTGCGCGGACGGCGTCCAGTCGACACAAATCGAGCGACTCGAACGACAGCTTGAAGCGAACACGTTACACCTCAAGCGGAGTGCAACCGAACTCGAACAATTGACCAAACTCTTCCGTGAGGTGATGCAGGATGACTAACGTTCCCGGCGTTATCATCAAGTCGAAGTTCAAACTCCCTCAAGCATCCCGACGAGCACGTCGCTATACGACGTATCTCAGTTACATTGATCGACCGGAGACAAAAGCACGGTCGCATCAATTCGAGAATTACCATGACTACATGGAGGATGAACTGAAATCGAGCGGTCTGTTCACGGCGACGCAAGACCGATTGAACGCGACCGAACGAGAACAACTACGTGAAATCTTCCGACGGGCGCAAGAGAACGGCAGCATCCTCTGGCAGGACGTGATCTCATTCGACGAGGCTTGGTTACAGGAAGTCGGCGTCAAAGAAAATCGTTATATCGATGAACAACGTTTGATGCAGGCGACACGGAACGCGACCGCGCTGATGATCGAAAAGGAACAGATGTTGCACGCGACATGGACTGCTGCGATTCATTACAACACGGATAACATCCACGTCCATGTCGCGACAGTCGAGACGATACATCCACGCGAACGCGGTAAACGGAAACCGAAAACAATCGAGAAGATGAAGGCGCAAGTCGTCCATACGCTTGCCGACCGGACACGTGAACAAGAGAAACTGAATACCTTCATCCGGGAAGAAGTGCTCGCCCACAAACGAAATCGTTCGACGACGTCCGCTTCGAATCGAATCTTGCACCCGGAACTCATTCGGCAGTACAAAACGATTCAGAAACAATTACCGGACGACAAGCGGCAGTGGTATTACAACATGAACGGCATGCACGAACTGCGTCCTTCACTCAATCAATTGACTGACATGTATCTTGCGACCTACTTCGAGAAAGAGCACAGCGAGTTTAAACAACAACTCGATACCGA
This window contains:
- the mobP2 gene encoding MobP2 family relaxase yields the protein MTNVPGVIIKSKFKLPQASRRARRYTTYLSYIDRPETKARSHQFENYHDYMEDELKSSGLFTATQDRLNATEREQLREIFRRAQENGSILWQDVISFDEAWLQEVGVKENRYIDEQRLMQATRNATALMIEKEQMLHATWTAAIHYNTDNIHVHVATVETIHPRERGKRKPKTIEKMKAQVVHTLADRTREQEKLNTFIREEVLAHKRNRSTTSASNRILHPELIRQYKTIQKQLPDDKRQWYYNMNGMHELRPSLNQLTDMYLATYFEKEHSEFKQQLDTEVAFYERSYGSASQASAYRKTKEQDLYTRMGNAVLSEMRESSKPPQKLAKNAASSPKQRIRSAFQRERIMQETLYLIGRHMNNEWEHIQNQKAFEALQQEIEQDR